In Gaiellales bacterium, a single genomic region encodes these proteins:
- a CDS encoding sigma-70 family RNA polymerase sigma factor, which translates to MHIGVAATRTTRREELEPLLEEHRRELTGYCYRMLGSAFEAEDAVQETMVRAWRSLDRFEGRASLRSWLYRIATNVCLDMIGQRDRRAMPMDMGPAVGPEVDHLRPLHESAFVEPVPDARVVTSSDDPAEQAAQRETLRLAFVAALQHLPPRQRAVLILREVLHWQASEAAELLDTTVQSVNSSLQRARATIASKQPTEADVFEADNEKQHELLERYLAAFEGYDMEKLKALLAEDAVQSMPPYDMWLRGRDDVLTWWFGPGIECKGSRLVPTVANGLPAFGQYRPSGPNGEHEPWALQVLEIQDGAIVGFTAYLDTARMFPLFGLPMSPPAA; encoded by the coding sequence ATGCATATCGGCGTCGCCGCCACACGCACCACCCGCCGCGAGGAGCTCGAGCCGCTGCTCGAGGAGCACCGCCGCGAGCTGACCGGGTACTGCTACCGCATGCTCGGCTCGGCGTTCGAGGCCGAGGACGCGGTGCAGGAGACGATGGTGCGGGCATGGCGCTCGCTCGACCGGTTCGAGGGACGGGCGTCGCTGCGCTCGTGGCTCTACCGGATCGCGACGAACGTCTGCCTGGACATGATCGGGCAGCGCGACCGGCGTGCGATGCCGATGGACATGGGCCCGGCGGTTGGGCCGGAGGTCGACCACCTGAGGCCCCTACACGAGTCGGCGTTCGTGGAGCCGGTGCCGGACGCGCGCGTGGTGACGAGCAGCGACGACCCGGCCGAGCAGGCCGCCCAGCGCGAGACGCTGCGGCTGGCGTTCGTGGCGGCGCTGCAGCACCTGCCGCCGCGGCAGCGGGCGGTGCTGATTCTGCGCGAGGTGCTGCACTGGCAGGCCAGCGAGGCGGCCGAGCTGCTGGATACGACGGTGCAGTCGGTGAACTCGTCGCTGCAGCGGGCGCGGGCGACGATCGCCAGCAAGCAGCCGACCGAGGCGGACGTTTTCGAAGCAGACAACGAGAAGCAGCATGAGCTGCTGGAGCGCTACCTGGCGGCGTTCGAGGGCTACGACATGGAGAAGCTGAAGGCGCTCCTGGCCGAAGACGCCGTGCAGTCGATGCCGCCCTACGACATGTGGCTGCGCGGGCGCGACGACGTGCTGACGTGGTGGTTCGGGCCGGGCATCGAGTGCAAGGGCTCGCGACTGGTGCCGACGGTGGCGAACGGGCTGCCGGCGTTTGGGCAGTACCGGCCGAGCGGGCCGAACGGCGAGCACGAGCCGTGGGCCCTCCAGGTGCTCGAGATCCAGGACGGCGCGATCGTCGGCTTCACCGCGTACCTCGATACGGCGCGGATGTTCCCGCTGTTCGGGCTACCGATGAGCCCGCCCGCCGCCTAG
- a CDS encoding STAS domain-containing protein, producing MIDRQITGADAPGLCARAQVLLLVAGGGQLVCDVAGLPRAHLGAVDALARLQLAARRGGCRLILRGVSVDLADLLALCGLDLVLGGGRAHR from the coding sequence GTGATCGATCGGCAGATCACGGGCGCCGACGCCCCTGGCCTCTGCGCCCGCGCACAGGTGCTGCTGCTCGTTGCCGGCGGAGGCCAGCTGGTCTGCGACGTCGCCGGCCTGCCGCGCGCGCACCTCGGCGCCGTGGACGCGCTCGCCCGGCTGCAGCTCGCCGCCCGGCGTGGCGGCTGCCGGCTCATCCTGCGCGGCGTCTCCGTCGACCTCGCCGACCTGCTTGCGCTGTGTGGGCTCGACCTCGTCCTAGGCGGCGGGCGGGCTCATCGGTAG
- a CDS encoding phosphatase PAP2 family protein produces MRRIGAARRSWLTRLLVPYTIAGTIGLPWVLAGAAVDQALRVTVVVVVAALVADIAKRLTARERPDHLSLLVRPLRSASFPSGHAATAAAAACVLLAVAPGLAPAWIAMAVVMAASRVYVGVHYPTDVLAGAGLGILVGLAPVVLVAVA; encoded by the coding sequence ATGCGCCGGATCGGCGCCGCACGGCGGTCCTGGCTGACCCGCCTGCTGGTGCCCTACACGATTGCAGGCACGATCGGGTTGCCGTGGGTGCTGGCCGGAGCCGCAGTCGACCAGGCGTTGCGCGTGACGGTCGTCGTCGTGGTCGCCGCGCTCGTCGCCGACATCGCCAAGCGCCTTACCGCGCGGGAACGGCCTGATCACCTTTCGCTGCTGGTGCGCCCGCTGCGCAGCGCCTCGTTCCCGTCCGGCCATGCCGCCACAGCAGCCGCGGCGGCGTGCGTGCTGCTCGCCGTGGCGCCCGGCCTTGCACCGGCGTGGATCGCAATGGCAGTCGTGATGGCGGCGAGCCGTGTCTACGTCGGCGTCCACTACCCGACGGACGTCCTCGCCGGAGCAGGCCTGGGCATCCTCGTCGGCCTGGCACCGGTCGTGCTCGTCGCCGTGGCCTGA